Proteins encoded together in one Camelina sativa cultivar DH55 chromosome 9, Cs, whole genome shotgun sequence window:
- the LOC104712079 gene encoding probable RNA-binding protein ARP1 isoform X2 translates to MTTSNNVNGCFGDTKLTKVFVGGLAWDTHKEAMYDHFIKYGDILEAVIISDKLTRRSKGYGFVTFKDAEAAKRACEDSTPVINGRRANCNLASLGGGRLRKSPTMASPQQQGQKNGNRATPPHVGNQAQWYYPAGFTHHQHQLQQQQHHQAVPYYGYPSTYVAPNMTTFNQKVGYVGATYMNGHYAQMQPQPQPQYYQHHMYGGGRVMVGASPMVPFYTVYPYHQSQAIGFPPPSFSKPLSYSTPPISVGGDSIQKKAIH, encoded by the exons ATGACGACGAGTAACAACGTGAACGGATGTTTCGGAGACACGAAGCTGACCAAAGTGTTCGTAGGAGGATTGGCTTGGGATACTCACAAAGAAGCAATGTATGATCATTTCATCAAGTATGGTGACATCTTGGAGGCAGTTATCATCTCCGACAAACTCACTCGCCGTTCCAAGGGCTATGGCTTT gtgACTTTCAAAGATGCGGAAGCTGCAAAGAGAGCTTGCGAAGACTCGACTCCGGTCATCAATGGCCGCCGTGCCAACTGCAATCTCGCCTCCCTCGGTGGTGGTCGCCTTCGTAAATCCCCCACCATGGCTTCTCCTCAACAACAAG GACAAAAAAATGGGAACAGGGCCACGCCACCACATGTAGGGAATCAGGCTCAATGGTACTACCCGGCCGGATTCACACACCACCAACATcaacttcaacaacaacaacatcatcaagcCGTTCCTTACTATGG gtACCCTTCCACCTACGTCGCCCCGAACATGACGACCTTCAATCAA AAAGTTGGATACGTTGGAGCAACCTATATGAACGGGCACTATGCACAAATGCAAccacaaccgcaaccgcaaTATTACCAACATCATATGTATGGTGGAGGGCGAGTTATGGTTGGGGCAAGTCCAATGGTGCCTTTCTACACTGTCTATCCTTATCATCAATCTCAAGCTATCGGGTTTCCACCACCTTCCTTCTCAAAACCCCTTTCTTATTCTACTCCTCCCATATCAG TTGGAGGAGATAGCATACAGAAGAAGGCCATACATTGA
- the LOC104712079 gene encoding probable RNA-binding protein ARP1 isoform X1, which translates to MTTSNNVNGCFGDTKLTKVFVGGLAWDTHKEAMYDHFIKYGDILEAVIISDKLTRRSKGYGFVTFKDAEAAKRACEDSTPVINGRRANCNLASLGGGRLRKSPTMASPQQQGQKNGNRATPPHVGNQAQWYYPAGFTHHQHQLQQQQHHQAVPYYGYPSTYVAPNMTTFNQKVGYVGATYMNGHYAQMQPQPQPQYYQHHMYGGGRVMVGASPMVPFYTVYPYHQSQAIGFPPPSFSKPLSYSTPPISGTVGGDSIQKKAIH; encoded by the exons ATGACGACGAGTAACAACGTGAACGGATGTTTCGGAGACACGAAGCTGACCAAAGTGTTCGTAGGAGGATTGGCTTGGGATACTCACAAAGAAGCAATGTATGATCATTTCATCAAGTATGGTGACATCTTGGAGGCAGTTATCATCTCCGACAAACTCACTCGCCGTTCCAAGGGCTATGGCTTT gtgACTTTCAAAGATGCGGAAGCTGCAAAGAGAGCTTGCGAAGACTCGACTCCGGTCATCAATGGCCGCCGTGCCAACTGCAATCTCGCCTCCCTCGGTGGTGGTCGCCTTCGTAAATCCCCCACCATGGCTTCTCCTCAACAACAAG GACAAAAAAATGGGAACAGGGCCACGCCACCACATGTAGGGAATCAGGCTCAATGGTACTACCCGGCCGGATTCACACACCACCAACATcaacttcaacaacaacaacatcatcaagcCGTTCCTTACTATGG gtACCCTTCCACCTACGTCGCCCCGAACATGACGACCTTCAATCAA AAAGTTGGATACGTTGGAGCAACCTATATGAACGGGCACTATGCACAAATGCAAccacaaccgcaaccgcaaTATTACCAACATCATATGTATGGTGGAGGGCGAGTTATGGTTGGGGCAAGTCCAATGGTGCCTTTCTACACTGTCTATCCTTATCATCAATCTCAAGCTATCGGGTTTCCACCACCTTCCTTCTCAAAACCCCTTTCTTATTCTACTCCTCCCATATCAG GAACAGTTGGAGGAGATAGCATACAGAAGAAGGCCATACATTGA
- the LOC104712080 gene encoding putative F-box protein At1g77650 isoform X2 codes for MDYCYADGTEKEDQDRYGFGYDNNNNRDSYKILRISWWYLEAGEVEIYDFKSKLWRAFSATLDWSMRFPYQYVSLNGNMYWIAETKVNGNQKTFIISFDFTKETFKHICWFPFEVRLSATTGREIIDTVALSGFRVDRLSLFRDFRQCVGDETREMEVWVTNKVTDGVVSWSKYFNVARPDLPILYPFFFEYRPMNVPSFFINKTDSIVLWCDKVVGEDYACPSFYEIGQGGIKIQVETGQPFRGKRNPCLTNFVYVPSLVPVPE; via the exons ATGGATTATTGCTATGCCGATGGTACGGAGAAAGAGGACCAAG ATAGATACGGTTTTGGatacgacaacaacaacaaccgtgACAGCTACAAGATTTTGAGAATTAGTTGGTGGTATTTGGAAGCTGGGGAAGTTGAGATATATGACTTCAAGTCTAAACTCTGGAGAGCCTTTTCTGCTACTTTGGATTGGTCTATGCGTTTTCCCTATCAATATGTGTCTTTGAATGGAAATATGTATTGGATTGCTGAAACTAAGGTTAATGGGAATCAGAAAACCTTCATCATAAGTTTCGATTTTACCAAGGAGACATTTAAGCACATATGTTGGTTTCCCTTTGAGGTGAGGCTAAGTGCTACTACCGGACGTGAGATTATTGATACAGTTGCCTTATCAGGTTTCAGAGTAGATAGGCTTTCTTTGTTTCGTGACTTTCGTCAATGCGTTGGAGACGAAACAAGGGAGATGGAGGTGTGGGTCACAAACAAGGTGACTGATGGGGTTGTCTCATGGAGTAAGTATTTTAATGTGGCTCGCCCTGATCTCCCCATCTTATATCCCTTTTTCTTCGAATACAGACCCATGAATGTACCGTCATTCTTTATCAACAAGACCGACTCTATCGTGTTATGGTGCGATAAAGTTGTGGGAGAGGATTATGCTTGTCCCAGCTTTTACGAAATTGGCCAGGGTGGGATCAAAATACAAGTTGAGACGGGACAACCCTTTAGAGGTAAACGTAACCCTTGTCTTACCAACTTTGTTTACGTTCCAAGTCTGGTTCCCGTTCCAGAATAA
- the LOC104712080 gene encoding putative F-box protein At1g77650 isoform X1 — protein sequence MASSSLPFDLVEDIISRVPMESLIRFKRTSKQWYALCNDKRFIYKHLGLSKERLMRFCLDNAEIINPATLDLLRLPVPAEFSSVAISSHCNGLLLCRWYGERGPRYVNLAVWNPVLGQVKFVESSSQHITDRYGFGYDNNNNRDSYKILRISWWYLEAGEVEIYDFKSKLWRAFSATLDWSMRFPYQYVSLNGNMYWIAETKVNGNQKTFIISFDFTKETFKHICWFPFEVRLSATTGREIIDTVALSGFRVDRLSLFRDFRQCVGDETREMEVWVTNKVTDGVVSWSKYFNVARPDLPILYPFFFEYRPMNVPSFFINKTDSIVLWCDKVVGEDYACPSFYEIGQGGIKIQVETGQPFRGKRNPCLTNFVYVPSLVPVPE from the coding sequence ATGGCTTCTTCGTCGCTGCCTTTTGATCTAGTAGAAGACATCATCTCTAGGGTTCCAATGGAATCCCTGATACGTTTCAAAAGGACCAGCAAACAATGGTACGCTCTCTGCAACGACAAGAGATTCATCTACAAGCACTTGGGTCTCTCCAAGGAAAGGTTGATGCGGTTTTGTCTTGATAATGCTGAAATCATCAATCCGGCGACCCTAGATCTCTTACGTCTACCAGTTCCAGCCGAGTTTAGTTCTGTTGCTATTTCTTCTCACTGCAATGGATTATTGCTATGCCGATGGTACGGAGAAAGAGGACCAAGGTACGTCAACCTTGCAGTTTGGAATCCTGTTTTGGGCCAGGTCAAATTTGTTGAATCCAGTTCTCAACATATAACAGATAGATACGGTTTTGGatacgacaacaacaacaaccgtgACAGCTACAAGATTTTGAGAATTAGTTGGTGGTATTTGGAAGCTGGGGAAGTTGAGATATATGACTTCAAGTCTAAACTCTGGAGAGCCTTTTCTGCTACTTTGGATTGGTCTATGCGTTTTCCCTATCAATATGTGTCTTTGAATGGAAATATGTATTGGATTGCTGAAACTAAGGTTAATGGGAATCAGAAAACCTTCATCATAAGTTTCGATTTTACCAAGGAGACATTTAAGCACATATGTTGGTTTCCCTTTGAGGTGAGGCTAAGTGCTACTACCGGACGTGAGATTATTGATACAGTTGCCTTATCAGGTTTCAGAGTAGATAGGCTTTCTTTGTTTCGTGACTTTCGTCAATGCGTTGGAGACGAAACAAGGGAGATGGAGGTGTGGGTCACAAACAAGGTGACTGATGGGGTTGTCTCATGGAGTAAGTATTTTAATGTGGCTCGCCCTGATCTCCCCATCTTATATCCCTTTTTCTTCGAATACAGACCCATGAATGTACCGTCATTCTTTATCAACAAGACCGACTCTATCGTGTTATGGTGCGATAAAGTTGTGGGAGAGGATTATGCTTGTCCCAGCTTTTACGAAATTGGCCAGGGTGGGATCAAAATACAAGTTGAGACGGGACAACCCTTTAGAGGTAAACGTAACCCTTGTCTTACCAACTTTGTTTACGTTCCAAGTCTGGTTCCCGTTCCAGAATAA